Proteins encoded by one window of Pseudonocardia sp. HH130629-09:
- a CDS encoding S9 family peptidase, with amino-acid sequence MTAIAPPDPITVEAFFAPPTRIDARISPDGTTVAYLGPWRDRLNVFVRDLDSDWPDADSPDDLATRRLTSDDHRSIDTFFWSPDSRYLLHLQDADGDENHHLMRVDPARPDEPAVDLTPAPGARVLGSQFCADRPTSVFVQLNPRRPDLIDLIEIDLVTGLSTPVAESTGDTIAWLRTPSGRVLGIGIAEDGTQLLSEHAEDGIRAIGRFSGLDHPFGLLPCVPTPDGSGLWIGSPRGSDRTRLVRLDLDTGEEIGVDSHPVFDLDAQRPAVDPRFAPPLIVHPVTGALLGARYLGERQVIHALDPHFAEVLPRLAELSDGDLAHASCDDTARRWVVDFTHDRDHRVTWSYDHDTGTARRLFRPHAHLDPDRLAPVIPVTVRSRDGLDLPCHLTLPVGVEPRDLPTVVLLHGGPWYRDSWGYDPEVQLLANRGYAVLQVNFRGSTGYGKAFTQAAIGEFAGRMHDDVIDALDWAIAQGYTDRDRVAIFGSSYGGYAALVGAAFTPGRFAAAISYTGMSDLVDLTQRVVPVARKAVVNSYGRYIGDPGDPAQAADMLARSPISRVDDITAPVLLIHGANDVRVHRSNSDRIAEALRARGAEVEYLLNEREGHWFVNPDSNIELYRTLERFLARHLGGRVPDEG; translated from the coding sequence ATGACCGCTATCGCACCACCCGACCCGATCACCGTCGAGGCGTTCTTCGCCCCGCCCACCCGCATCGACGCCCGGATCTCACCCGACGGCACGACCGTCGCCTATCTCGGCCCGTGGCGGGACCGCCTCAACGTGTTCGTCCGCGACCTGGACAGCGACTGGCCCGACGCCGACTCCCCGGACGACCTGGCCACCCGCCGGCTCACCTCCGACGACCACCGCAGCATCGACACGTTCTTCTGGAGCCCCGACTCGCGCTATCTGCTCCATCTCCAGGACGCCGACGGCGACGAGAACCACCACCTGATGCGCGTCGACCCTGCCCGGCCGGACGAGCCCGCGGTGGACCTCACCCCCGCCCCCGGTGCGCGCGTGCTGGGCAGCCAGTTCTGCGCCGACCGGCCCACCTCGGTCTTCGTCCAGCTCAATCCCCGCCGCCCGGACCTGATCGACCTGATCGAGATCGACCTGGTGACCGGCCTGTCGACCCCGGTCGCCGAGAGCACCGGCGACACCATCGCCTGGCTGCGCACACCGAGCGGGCGCGTTCTCGGCATCGGCATCGCCGAGGACGGCACCCAGCTGCTCTCGGAACACGCCGAGGACGGGATCCGGGCGATCGGCCGGTTCTCCGGCCTCGACCACCCCTTCGGCCTCCTGCCGTGCGTGCCGACCCCGGACGGCTCGGGGCTGTGGATCGGCTCGCCCCGCGGCTCCGACCGCACCCGGCTGGTGCGGCTCGACCTCGACACCGGGGAGGAGATCGGGGTGGACAGCCATCCGGTGTTCGACCTCGACGCCCAGCGCCCCGCCGTCGACCCCCGGTTCGCGCCGCCGCTGATCGTGCACCCGGTGACCGGGGCGCTCCTCGGCGCCCGTTACCTCGGTGAACGCCAGGTGATCCACGCCCTCGACCCGCACTTCGCCGAGGTACTCCCCCGGCTGGCCGAGCTGTCGGACGGCGATCTCGCCCACGCGTCCTGCGACGACACCGCCCGGCGCTGGGTGGTGGACTTCACCCACGACCGCGACCACCGCGTCACCTGGTCCTACGACCACGACACCGGCACCGCGCGGAGGTTGTTCCGCCCACACGCACATCTCGACCCCGACCGCCTGGCCCCGGTCATCCCGGTCACCGTCCGGTCCCGCGACGGCCTGGACCTCCCCTGTCATCTGACCCTGCCGGTCGGGGTCGAGCCCCGTGACCTGCCGACCGTGGTCCTGTTGCACGGCGGCCCCTGGTACCGGGACAGCTGGGGTTACGACCCCGAGGTCCAGCTGCTGGCCAACCGCGGCTACGCCGTGCTGCAGGTGAACTTCCGCGGCTCCACCGGCTACGGCAAGGCCTTCACCCAGGCCGCGATCGGCGAGTTCGCCGGCCGCATGCACGACGACGTCATCGACGCCCTGGACTGGGCGATCGCGCAGGGGTACACCGACCGCGACCGGGTCGCGATCTTCGGCAGCTCCTACGGCGGCTACGCCGCCCTCGTCGGGGCAGCGTTCACCCCGGGCCGCTTCGCCGCCGCGATCAGCTACACCGGCATGTCCGATCTCGTCGATCTCACCCAGCGGGTCGTGCCGGTCGCACGCAAGGCCGTCGTGAACAGCTACGGCCGCTACATCGGAGACCCCGGCGACCCGGCCCAGGCCGCCGACATGCTAGCCCGCTCCCCCATCAGCCGGGTCGACGACATCACCGCGCCGGTTCTGCTGATCCACGGCGCCAACGACGTCCGGGTGCACCGCAGCAACTCCGACCGCATCGCCGAGGCGTTGCGCGCCCGCGGCGCCGAGGTCGAGTACCTGCTCAACGAGCGCGAGGGCCACTGGTTCGTCAACCCCGACAGCAACATCGAGCTCTACCGCACCCTGGAGCGATTCCTGGCCCGCCACCTCGGCGGACGGGTCCCGGACGAGGGCTGA
- a CDS encoding MarR family winged helix-turn-helix transcriptional regulator, with translation MADREGRDGDPRWLAPDEMQAWLANSAIMISLPAALDARMRRESDLTFFEYMVLSVLSEQPERTLQMSELATRTAASLSRLSHVVGRLEKRGLLTRARLPGAGRRTTAALTDAGHRAVVAAAPGHVAAVREYLLDRIDSHDLAALSRIGSAVEAAVRDDSSLRAR, from the coding sequence ATGGCTGACCGGGAGGGACGGGACGGCGACCCGAGATGGCTGGCTCCCGACGAGATGCAGGCCTGGCTGGCCAACTCGGCGATCATGATCAGCTTGCCTGCGGCGTTGGACGCCCGGATGCGACGTGAGTCCGACCTGACGTTCTTCGAGTACATGGTGCTCTCGGTGCTGTCCGAGCAGCCCGAGCGCACCTTGCAGATGAGCGAGCTGGCCACACGGACCGCGGCGTCGCTGTCGCGGCTGTCCCATGTCGTCGGGCGGCTGGAGAAGCGGGGCCTGCTCACCCGGGCCCGACTCCCCGGGGCCGGGCGGCGCACCACCGCCGCGCTGACCGACGCGGGGCACCGGGCGGTGGTGGCGGCCGCGCCGGGGCACGTCGCCGCGGTCCGTGAGTACCTGCTCGACCGTATCGACTCCCACGACCTGGCGGCGTTGTCCCGGATCGGGTCGGCGGTGGAGGCGGCCGTGCGTGACGACAGCTCCCTCCGCGCGCGGTGA
- a CDS encoding aldo/keto reductase, whose product MPRALLGGLEVSLIGLGVMGMSAFYTGAGRDDAAAVRTVHHALDLGVTHLDTAEAYGPFVNEELLGRAVRGRRDEVVLATKFGLVPHTGRPVPDGSPAGVAAAVEGSLRRLGTDHIDLYYQHRVDPRVPIEDTVGALAELVEAGTVRHIGLSEASAATIRRAHAVHPLAAVQTEYSLWTRDVETDVLPTLRALGIGLVPYAPLGHGFLTGTVRSLDGLDAGDWRRSNPRFAGGNLVRNLHIADEVRDIADELGATPAQVALAWLLGRGDDIAPIPGTTRIERVTENAAAVDVRLSAVQTARLDALRPAVGERHIEPDMVTIDR is encoded by the coding sequence ATGCCACGCGCACTGCTGGGAGGACTCGAGGTCTCCCTCATCGGCCTCGGGGTGATGGGGATGTCGGCGTTCTACACGGGGGCGGGCCGCGACGACGCGGCAGCGGTCCGCACCGTCCACCACGCGCTCGACCTCGGGGTCACCCACCTGGACACGGCCGAGGCCTACGGGCCGTTCGTCAACGAGGAGCTGCTGGGGCGGGCCGTGCGCGGCCGCCGGGACGAGGTCGTGCTGGCGACCAAGTTCGGCCTGGTGCCGCACACCGGACGCCCCGTTCCGGACGGCAGCCCGGCCGGAGTCGCCGCCGCCGTCGAGGGGTCGTTGCGGCGGCTGGGTACCGACCACATCGACCTCTACTACCAGCACCGGGTCGACCCCCGAGTCCCCATCGAGGACACCGTCGGCGCACTGGCCGAGCTGGTCGAGGCGGGCACGGTGCGCCACATCGGGCTCTCGGAGGCGAGCGCGGCGACGATCCGCCGGGCGCACGCCGTACACCCGCTGGCGGCGGTCCAGACCGAGTACTCGCTGTGGACCCGCGACGTCGAGACCGATGTCCTGCCCACCCTGCGGGCGCTCGGGATCGGACTGGTCCCCTACGCCCCGCTCGGGCACGGCTTCCTGACCGGGACCGTCCGCTCGCTCGACGGTCTCGACGCCGGCGACTGGCGCAGGAGCAACCCTCGCTTCGCGGGCGGGAACCTCGTCCGCAACCTGCACATCGCAGACGAGGTGCGCGACATCGCCGACGAGCTCGGCGCCACGCCCGCCCAGGTCGCGCTGGCCTGGCTGCTGGGCCGGGGCGACGACATCGCCCCCATCCCGGGCACCACCCGCATCGAGCGCGTCACGGAGAACGCTGCCGCCGTCGACGTCCGGCTCTCCGCGGTGCAGACCGCGCGGCTGGACGCACTGCGCCCCGCCGTCGGTGAGCGCCACATCGAACCGGACATGGTGACCATCGACCGCTGA
- a CDS encoding TIGR03619 family F420-dependent LLM class oxidoreductase → MRFAASAEEHGAESLWVGDRLLAPVSPTVNLGNLDHIPAIMRASHDPLTLLGVAAAVTTRVLLGTSTINAPWYPPPLLARQALTLDQVSGGRLVLGLGVGWSPDEYAAVGVPWEERGARLDECLDVLAAWWHDDPVEHAGRTGTIMPSYVQVKPHGIPIYLGGWGRRPMQRAAERADGFLPVLLPDTVDQLDAVVNRPWQRLRDAAVAAGRPADAIGAALRYNVAADDDPAHIGGVLRRVTAETDVADVFVDFMEKDPVGDEAVDLAARVLDAARDGSRHGRR, encoded by the coding sequence ATGAGGTTCGCGGCGAGCGCCGAGGAGCACGGGGCGGAGAGCCTGTGGGTCGGTGACCGGCTGCTCGCCCCCGTGAGTCCCACGGTCAACCTCGGCAACCTCGACCACATACCGGCCATCATGCGCGCGAGCCACGACCCGCTGACCCTCCTGGGCGTGGCGGCCGCGGTCACCACGCGCGTCCTGCTGGGCACCAGCACCATCAACGCACCGTGGTACCCGCCGCCCCTGCTGGCCCGGCAGGCGTTGACCCTCGACCAGGTCAGCGGCGGGCGGCTCGTGCTCGGGCTGGGCGTCGGGTGGAGTCCCGACGAGTACGCCGCGGTGGGTGTCCCCTGGGAGGAGCGTGGGGCACGGCTGGACGAGTGCCTCGACGTCCTGGCCGCCTGGTGGCACGACGACCCGGTGGAACACGCGGGGCGCACCGGGACCATCATGCCGTCGTACGTGCAGGTCAAACCGCACGGCATCCCGATCTACCTGGGCGGGTGGGGACGGCGTCCGATGCAGCGGGCGGCCGAGCGTGCCGACGGCTTCCTGCCGGTCCTGCTGCCGGACACGGTCGATCAGCTCGATGCGGTGGTCAACCGGCCGTGGCAGCGGCTGCGGGATGCCGCGGTGGCCGCGGGCCGCCCGGCCGACGCCATCGGCGCTGCGCTGCGCTACAACGTGGCGGCCGACGACGACCCCGCCCACATCGGCGGGGTGCTGCGCCGGGTGACCGCCGAGACCGACGTCGCGGACGTCTTCGTCGACTTCATGGAGAAGGACCCGGTGGGCGACGAGGCCGTGGATCTCGCCGCGCGGGTCCTCGACGCCGCCCGTGACGGGTCCCGTCACGGCCGACGCTGA
- a CDS encoding NADP-dependent oxidoreductase, translated as MRAAVITSFGTPDVLHESRVDTPVPGRGQVLVEVRAAGVNPAELLARSGAFDLPAPAIIGFEFAGTVAALGDDVTGIEVGTRIAGWPDGFARGSYAEFTLSSNYTTIPDGVTFEDAAATVIAADNAARGLALLRPRPGETIVVSGASGALGGAAVQFARLQGLTVIGISGRSSLKHVQSLGAIAVEHGDHLADRVRAVAPGPIDAALDTAGKGLVATLVDLRGGTERVVTLADPAAAAQGVTFSAGHPGNRDHRPVREALEHIAAGEWRTRIARTFPLHRAAEAHRTLEAGHTRGKAAADPVRTDDRRTRGHDRGEATEPAIRSLTLPQGHAVCWCP; from the coding sequence ATGAGAGCAGCGGTCATCACCTCGTTCGGCACGCCGGACGTGCTCCACGAGTCCCGGGTGGACACCCCCGTACCCGGACGCGGCCAGGTGCTGGTCGAGGTCCGCGCGGCGGGGGTGAACCCCGCCGAACTGCTCGCACGGTCCGGTGCCTTCGACCTACCGGCCCCGGCGATCATCGGGTTCGAGTTCGCCGGCACCGTCGCGGCGCTCGGCGACGACGTCACCGGGATCGAGGTCGGTACGCGCATCGCGGGCTGGCCGGACGGCTTCGCGCGAGGCTCCTATGCCGAGTTCACCCTCAGCAGCAACTACACGACCATCCCCGACGGGGTGACCTTCGAGGACGCGGCCGCGACGGTCATCGCCGCGGACAACGCCGCGCGAGGACTCGCACTCCTGCGGCCGCGCCCGGGAGAGACGATCGTGGTCTCCGGGGCGAGCGGGGCCCTCGGCGGCGCCGCCGTGCAGTTCGCCCGCCTACAGGGACTTACCGTCATCGGGATCTCGGGACGGTCCAGCCTGAAGCACGTGCAGAGCCTCGGGGCGATCGCCGTCGAACACGGCGACCACCTCGCAGACCGCGTGCGTGCGGTCGCGCCCGGCCCGATCGACGCGGCCCTCGACACCGCGGGCAAGGGACTCGTGGCGACGCTGGTCGACCTGCGCGGCGGAACCGAACGCGTCGTCACCCTCGCGGACCCCGCCGCGGCCGCCCAGGGCGTCACCTTCAGCGCGGGGCACCCCGGCAACCGGGACCACCGCCCCGTGCGGGAAGCGCTGGAGCACATCGCCGCTGGCGAATGGCGCACCCGGATCGCCCGCACCTTCCCGCTGCACCGGGCGGCCGAGGCACACCGGACGCTGGAGGCCGGGCACACCCGGGGGAAAGCTGCTGCTGATCCCGTGAGGACCGACGACCGGAGGACCCGCGGACACGATCGGGGCGAGGCGACCGAACCGGCGATCCGTTCCTTGACCCTGCCCCAGGGGCACGCTGTGTGCTGGTGCCCATAG
- a CDS encoding CPBP family intramembrane glutamic endopeptidase, protein MSWWKPLLLIAVLPVVLLGSQVLAWSVVGAVEGSDDPFSAEFTPLKSLAANLSIGATGVVALLLLAWMTRVPWRLLLSPLRRFDGQRLGRYSAVAAVLVTAGLVTVAVVGPEATGWTGFAITDTTLALLAVTLLTTPIQAVGEELMYRSVLLPAAASWARAARPALVVGLAVSTLAFAALHGSADPWLAGYITLIGLCTGLMAVISGGVEAPIAFHVVNNVLAGIGNNVMSGGGTSAVDRSTETGGPPLLILAAVNIAMVLAVWLHEKQRGSAVGRAGITRLDPSRSS, encoded by the coding sequence ATGAGCTGGTGGAAACCGCTCCTGCTGATCGCGGTCCTGCCGGTGGTCCTGCTCGGCTCCCAGGTACTGGCGTGGTCGGTCGTCGGGGCGGTCGAGGGCTCCGACGACCCGTTCTCCGCCGAGTTCACCCCGCTGAAGTCCCTGGCCGCCAACCTGTCGATCGGGGCGACGGGCGTCGTGGCGCTGCTGCTGCTCGCGTGGATGACCCGGGTCCCCTGGCGGCTGCTCCTGAGCCCGCTGCGGAGGTTCGACGGACAGCGGCTCGGCCGCTACTCGGCCGTCGCCGCCGTGCTGGTCACCGCCGGCCTGGTGACCGTGGCCGTCGTCGGGCCCGAGGCCACCGGATGGACCGGTTTCGCGATCACCGACACCACCCTCGCCCTGCTGGCCGTCACCCTGCTCACCACCCCGATCCAGGCGGTCGGGGAGGAGCTGATGTACCGCAGTGTCCTGCTTCCCGCCGCGGCGAGCTGGGCACGCGCCGCCCGGCCCGCGCTGGTCGTCGGCCTTGCGGTGTCCACGCTGGCGTTCGCAGCCCTGCACGGTTCGGCCGATCCCTGGCTGGCCGGCTACATCACGTTGATCGGCCTGTGCACCGGTCTGATGGCCGTGATCAGCGGAGGTGTGGAGGCGCCGATCGCCTTCCACGTCGTCAACAACGTGCTCGCCGGTATCGGCAACAACGTCATGTCCGGGGGCGGTACGTCGGCCGTCGACCGTTCCACCGAGACCGGCGGCCCGCCGTTGCTCATCCTCGCCGCGGTCAACATCGCCATGGTGCTGGCGGTCTGGCTGCACGAGAAGCAGCGAGGATCCGCTGTCGGCCGGGCGGGGATCACCCGGCTCGACCCCAGCCGGTCGTCATGA
- a CDS encoding helix-turn-helix transcriptional regulator: protein MTAPGLPATFAGRQAEVGVVAEVLDRARRGAGGALVLWGEPGIGKTALLDHVTAASSDITPWVVRPARCESAVPFAGLYTLLRPVEHLIGALPVSSATALRGVLAGEPSGPGRLLTAVAVLSLLSSPALDRPVVVVVDDAHRLDAETAFVLGFVARRVRTDPVAILIADHDAPAGGPWEGLDTLAVGALPDQDAARLVAGAHPGIDEAAVTRAVDAGGGNPLALHELPTPVDDLTGAVPVGPRLRKSFAERLQTMRVPARELVVLLAAARTDGDQLALVRAAQSPGADQPVWDEANRSGLLAGTPDQPALRHPVVRAAVYAGASPSERRNAHGTLAAAFPPESRGHLWHRAATAPDVDEEIAGQLERTAPSGSGAVPILRRAAELSPDPAAATRRLAGAAVAAWHGGDATTARRLLADARSLTDEAQATRASRGLRGVLELAEGSLERAHRSLTRDIAELDDPRTGVELGAAALHAGWSAGRDDLVRETLAGLARLTTPGLPDVLPHVRRWWAPTTNPVEPVPSADLGDVMAQISGVESQLLPPSALGLVWGVDEPLADATHTLLGRHRRNADHTSLAAALARSARLDLAAGRWGAAEDAATEGLASAERIGAEHIAAECRGCLGWLAAARGDRPGVDRLAAHILQLAGPRRDRAVNASAQWSRGMVALAGGHADAALDLLARLDEPGHEAAHPIVALLACLDTVEAAVQARRPDIGERRVEALDAWTRRSGAPWARATTHLTRALLDEPVAERSYRAALDVPGASRRPYEHARAHLLYGEWLRRQRRRRDAAQQLDAAAQTFHALRAHPMLERARREQRLTTTPARRGSVAGTGLATLTAQELRVGQLAAEDLTNREIGARLRISDRTVGHHLSHVFAKLGVRSRRELAAAGLTGPRRRTDVTPLGGDG from the coding sequence ATGACGGCGCCCGGTCTCCCGGCCACGTTCGCCGGACGGCAGGCGGAGGTCGGCGTCGTGGCCGAGGTGCTCGACCGGGCCCGCCGCGGCGCCGGGGGAGCCCTGGTGCTCTGGGGCGAGCCGGGGATCGGCAAGACCGCGCTGCTCGACCACGTCACCGCGGCGTCCTCCGACATCACGCCGTGGGTGGTCCGGCCCGCACGGTGCGAGTCCGCGGTCCCCTTCGCCGGGCTGTACACGCTGCTCCGGCCGGTCGAGCACCTCATCGGGGCACTCCCGGTGTCCTCGGCGACCGCGCTCCGCGGCGTGCTCGCAGGGGAGCCTTCCGGACCGGGACGCCTGCTCACCGCCGTCGCGGTCCTGTCCCTGCTGTCGTCGCCGGCCCTCGACCGTCCGGTCGTGGTCGTCGTCGACGACGCGCACCGGCTCGACGCGGAGACCGCGTTCGTGCTCGGATTCGTCGCCCGACGGGTGCGAACCGACCCGGTCGCCATCCTGATCGCCGACCACGACGCACCGGCCGGAGGTCCGTGGGAGGGGCTCGATACGCTCGCGGTCGGCGCCCTCCCCGACCAGGACGCCGCCCGGCTGGTCGCCGGCGCCCACCCCGGCATCGACGAGGCCGCGGTCACCCGCGCGGTCGACGCGGGTGGCGGCAACCCGCTGGCGCTGCACGAGCTGCCGACACCGGTCGACGACCTCACCGGCGCCGTGCCCGTCGGGCCCCGGCTGCGGAAGTCCTTTGCCGAGCGCCTGCAGACCATGCGGGTCCCGGCCCGCGAGCTGGTCGTGCTGCTGGCGGCCGCTCGTACCGACGGTGACCAGCTCGCACTCGTCCGGGCGGCCCAGTCCCCCGGCGCCGACCAGCCGGTCTGGGATGAGGCGAACCGGTCGGGGCTGCTCGCCGGGACGCCCGACCAGCCCGCGCTACGGCACCCGGTCGTCCGGGCCGCCGTCTATGCCGGCGCCTCCCCGTCCGAGCGCCGGAACGCCCACGGCACCCTGGCCGCCGCGTTCCCGCCGGAAAGCCGCGGCCATCTCTGGCACCGGGCCGCGACCGCGCCGGACGTCGACGAGGAGATCGCCGGGCAGCTCGAACGGACGGCGCCCTCGGGCTCCGGAGCCGTCCCGATCCTGCGGCGCGCCGCCGAGCTCTCCCCCGACCCGGCCGCCGCGACCCGCAGGCTCGCCGGTGCGGCCGTCGCCGCCTGGCACGGCGGGGACGCGACGACGGCGCGCCGGTTGCTGGCCGATGCCCGCAGTCTGACCGACGAGGCCCAGGCCACCCGCGCCAGCCGCGGCCTGCGCGGGGTACTCGAACTCGCCGAGGGATCCCTGGAACGAGCACACCGATCGCTCACCCGCGACATCGCCGAACTCGACGATCCACGCACCGGCGTCGAGCTCGGCGCCGCCGCCCTGCACGCCGGGTGGTCCGCGGGCCGTGACGACCTCGTCCGCGAGACCCTCGCCGGTCTCGCGCGACTGACGACACCCGGGCTACCCGATGTCCTCCCCCACGTCCGGAGGTGGTGGGCACCGACGACGAACCCCGTCGAGCCGGTGCCGTCGGCCGACCTCGGCGACGTCATGGCGCAGATCTCCGGGGTGGAGTCCCAGCTCCTGCCGCCGTCGGCGCTCGGACTGGTGTGGGGCGTCGACGAACCGCTCGCCGACGCCACGCACACCCTGCTCGGGAGGCACCGCAGGAACGCCGACCACACCTCGCTCGCCGCGGCACTGGCGCGGAGCGCGCGACTCGATCTCGCCGCAGGCCGGTGGGGTGCAGCGGAGGACGCCGCGACCGAGGGGCTCGCCTCGGCCGAGCGGATCGGCGCCGAGCACATCGCCGCGGAGTGCCGTGGCTGTCTCGGCTGGCTCGCCGCCGCCCGCGGCGACCGCCCCGGGGTCGATCGTCTGGCCGCGCACATCCTGCAGCTCGCCGGGCCGCGCCGCGATCGCGCGGTCAACGCCTCGGCCCAGTGGAGCCGTGGCATGGTCGCGCTGGCAGGTGGTCACGCCGATGCCGCGCTCGACCTGCTCGCCCGCCTGGACGAACCCGGACACGAGGCAGCGCATCCGATCGTCGCGCTGCTGGCCTGCCTGGACACCGTCGAGGCCGCCGTGCAGGCACGACGACCGGACATCGGCGAGCGGCGCGTCGAGGCGCTCGACGCCTGGACACGGCGGAGCGGCGCACCGTGGGCGAGAGCCACCACGCACCTGACGCGCGCGCTGCTGGACGAGCCCGTCGCCGAACGGTCCTACCGCGCGGCGCTGGACGTGCCCGGCGCGTCCCGGCGCCCGTACGAACACGCACGGGCCCACCTGCTCTACGGCGAGTGGTTGCGGCGACAGCGGCGGCGCCGCGACGCCGCACAGCAGCTCGACGCCGCGGCGCAGACGTTCCATGCGCTGAGAGCCCACCCGATGCTGGAGCGAGCCCGGCGCGAGCAGCGCCTCACGACGACGCCCGCACGCCGTGGCAGCGTCGCCGGCACCGGGCTGGCGACGCTGACCGCGCAGGAACTCCGAGTGGGCCAGCTCGCCGCGGAGGACCTGACCAACCGCGAGATCGGGGCCCGGCTACGGATCAGCGACCGCACCGTCGGGCACCATCTGTCGCACGTGTTCGCCAAGCTCGGGGTCCGCTCCCGTCGGGAGCTCGCGGCTGCCGGTCTCACCGGCCCGAGACGACGGACGGACGTGACCCCCCTCGGTGGCGACGGATAG
- a CDS encoding aldehyde dehydrogenase family protein, with the protein MFGPVATFEVFDDELDAVERANATDFGLAAGIWTPDVDRPLRVGRSLRVGTVWTNTWAVVHDQFEEGGYKQSGVGRLNGLRGLEEFQETKHLVHTAP; encoded by the coding sequence GTGTTCGGTCCGGTCGCGACCTTCGAGGTGTTCGACGACGAGCTCGACGCGGTCGAGCGCGCCAACGCCACCGACTTCGGCCTGGCGGCCGGGATCTGGACCCCGGACGTGGACCGGCCGCTGCGGGTCGGACGCAGCCTCCGGGTGGGGACGGTCTGGACCAACACCTGGGCGGTCGTCCACGACCAGTTCGAGGAGGGCGGCTACAAGCAGTCCGGCGTGGGCCGCCTCAACGGGCTGCGCGGCCTGGAGGAGTTCCAGGAGACCAAACACCTCGTGCACACCGCGCCGTGA
- a CDS encoding IS1380 family transposase, with the protein MRLGAPDAALTRFSGLAAVTELIDRLGIIDKLDAAVGPIKDRDRGCSAGQMLVGMSAAQLCGEDFLVGLDRHRADTAGQALTPVPGLASTTAAGLARKFIEGQWAAVETGLGDVHTTALDLLAQVDPDRAEQLTADVTIDLDTTDVEVYGRLKQGVAFNHQGQRVARPHVATWADTAVVLAADLGSGRDDPRATSAELFYRALAALPAQARAGRVRVRADAGYFAGQLARAALFVGVEFAIGARRIAPLWRILDGVAADGWTDAIDMTGAQVAVADYCPNWWPAATQLLIRRVRLDLDHGQVSGDPRARRRRTLHPAQRALPLDDLATVAKVDGVFAYSFIVTNLDVSTPAAAAQAEYWYRHRTKVENLFRDTKHGAALRHLPSGHLAVNRAWMWGALLAATTSGWLHHLTARTRDGRLVGHGVRGGQAMIATLRRRLITIPARLVRHARGLTLRLPPGEHLLAEVLARVRALPAPS; encoded by the coding sequence GTGCGTCTCGGCGCGCCGGACGCGGCGCTGACCAGGTTCTCCGGGCTGGCCGCGGTGACCGAACTGATCGACCGGCTCGGGATCATCGACAAGCTCGACGCCGCGGTCGGGCCCATCAAGGACCGCGACCGCGGGTGCAGCGCCGGGCAGATGCTGGTCGGCATGTCGGCGGCGCAGCTGTGCGGGGAGGACTTCCTGGTCGGGCTGGACCGGCACCGCGCCGACACCGCCGGGCAGGCACTCACGCCGGTGCCGGGGTTGGCGTCCACGACCGCCGCCGGGCTCGCGCGCAAGTTCATCGAGGGGCAGTGGGCGGCGGTGGAGACCGGGCTCGGTGACGTGCACACCACCGCGCTGGACCTGCTCGCCCAGGTCGACCCGGACCGGGCCGAGCAGCTGACGGCGGACGTGACGATCGATCTGGACACCACCGATGTCGAGGTTTACGGCCGGCTCAAGCAGGGCGTGGCGTTCAACCACCAAGGCCAGCGGGTCGCCCGCCCGCACGTCGCGACCTGGGCCGACACCGCGGTGGTGCTGGCCGCTGACCTCGGTTCGGGCCGGGATGACCCCCGCGCCACCAGCGCCGAGCTGTTCTACCGGGCGCTGGCCGCGCTCCCCGCGCAGGCGCGGGCGGGGCGAGTCCGCGTGCGTGCGGACGCGGGCTACTTCGCCGGGCAGCTCGCCCGCGCAGCCCTGTTCGTCGGCGTGGAGTTCGCCATCGGCGCCCGACGCATCGCGCCGCTGTGGCGCATCCTCGACGGCGTCGCGGCCGACGGGTGGACCGACGCGATCGACATGACCGGCGCGCAGGTCGCGGTGGCCGACTATTGCCCGAACTGGTGGCCCGCAGCGACCCAGCTGCTGATCCGTCGGGTCCGGCTCGACCTGGACCACGGCCAGGTCTCCGGTGACCCGCGAGCGCGGCGCCGACGCACCCTGCACCCCGCCCAGCGGGCGCTCCCGCTCGACGACCTCGCTACGGTGGCCAAGGTCGACGGGGTGTTCGCCTACTCGTTCATCGTGACCAACCTCGACGTCTCCACACCTGCCGCAGCCGCGCAGGCCGAGTACTGGTACCGCCACCGCACGAAGGTGGAGAACCTGTTCCGCGACACCAAGCACGGCGCCGCGCTGCGCCACCTCCCCTCCGGACACCTCGCGGTGAACCGAGCCTGGATGTGGGGCGCACTCCTGGCCGCCACCACCAGCGGGTGGCTGCACCACCTCACCGCCCGCACCCGCGACGGGCGCCTGGTCGGGCACGGCGTCCGCGGCGGCCAGGCCATGATCGCCACCCTGCGCCGGCGGCTGATCACCATCCCCGCCCGCCTCGTGCGCCACGCCCGCGGCCTCACCCTGCGCCTACCACCCGGCGAGCACCTACTCGCCGAGGTCCTCGCCCGCGTCCGCGCCCTGCCCGCTCCGTCCTGA